The sequence TTGGGACGCAGGCGGGCGGTGGTGCTGCATGGGCGGGAGGGGCTGGATGAGGCTGGTTTGGGGGATAGCACGGATATGATTTGGGTCGGAAACGGAAGGCAGACCCTTGACCCGCAGACTTGGGGCTTGACCCCTGCGCCGGTGACCGCCCTGGTGGGGGGGGATGTGGGAGAAAACGCCGCCATTTTACAAAATGTCCTGCAAGGCCGGGGTACCCCTGCCCAACGGGATGTGGTGGCCCTCAACAGTGGCATTGCCCTCTGGACGGCAGAGCGGGTGGACAGTATCGGCGCCGGGATCGCCCTCGCCCAGGACATTCTCGCCAGTGGGGCCGCCTGGGATAAATTGCAAAAATTGGTACAGGTGAGCCAAGCCTGAGCGGGACAGGGAAATTAACAAAACTTTACTTTGCTTCTCATTCTGTCGTATAGTGAACAATGGGGTAGTAATAACCCTGTTGTTTTGGAGGAGTGGAGATTCATGGTTGCGACCCCGGTGTTGCGCCTACCGCCGAAGGAATTTCTCGTTGCGCCCCCAACCCTGGTAAATCCGACGGTCGGGATATTTGCCCTGTCGGTGGGGTTGTTGGTGACGAGTGCGTTGGGATATTGGTGTTGGGGGTGGTGGGCACCGGTCTGTTTTACGTTTAACGTGTTGGCACTGCACTTGGCGGGCACGGTGATCCACGATGCGTCCCACCAGGCGGCCCACCGCAATCCTTGGGTCAATGCGGCCTTGGGTCATGTGAGTGCGCTGATTTTGGGGTTTACGTTTCCGGTATTTACCCGGGTGCATATTCAGCACCATGCCCATGTGAATGACCCGGAAAATGACCCGGATCATTTTGTCTCCACCGGGGGCCCCTTGTGGTTGATTGCCGCCCGGTTTTTTTATCATGAAATTTATTTTTTTCAACGCCGTTTGTGGCAAAACAATGATTTGTGGGCATGGGGCATCAGCCGTTTGATTGTGGCTGGGGTGATTGGGCTGGCCTGCGCCTACGGTTTTTTGGGGTATATCATGAATTTTTGGTTTTCCCCGGCGTTAGTCGTCGGTTTAGCCCTCGGTTTGTTTTTTGATTATTTGCCCCACCGTCCATTTCGGGAGCAAGGCCGTTGGACCAATGCCCGGGTCTATCCCAGCCGGATTTGGAACTGGTTGATTTTGGGGCAAAACTATCACCTCATTCACCACCTATGGCCTTCGATTCCCTGGTATCATTACCAGCGGGTTTATTACCTAATGCAACCGACGTTGACGGCGCATGGTTCGCCCCAAACCCTGGGTTTACTGGAACCCAAGAGTTTTTTAGGATTCATTTACGACCTATTTATTGGCATCCGCTGGCACCGAAAAAACGCCCTGACACCGCCAGAGAAATCTGCTGAAACACCTGTTCAACCGGCAATTCCGCCGCAATCCGCACCATACGTTCCGGGTACTGACCGTTGAGATGCTGATACCCTTGGCGCACCCGCTCGTGAAACGCCAGGGATTCCCGTTCCATTTGGTCTAAGGCTCCCCGTCCCTTCGCCCGGGCTAACCCCACCGCCACCGGCACATCCAGCCATAGGGTCAAATCCGGGGTTAATCCTTCCGTAGCCACCTGATTCATTTGCTCAATCAGGGTCACCTCTACGCCCCGTCCCCAGCCCTGGTAGGCGATGGTGGAATCCGTGTAGCGGTCACAGAGGACAATTTTATTACTTTGCAAAGCGGGTTTAAGAACGTCCGTCACATGGCTGGCTCGGTCAGCGGCGTAGAGCAAAAGTTCCGTGCGGTGGGGGAGCTGGTGGTGTAACAGGAGTTGGCGCAGGGATTGTCCCAGCGGTGTCCCCCCCGGCTCATGGGTGATCAAAACACCGTAGCCTTTTTGGGTCAACCAATCGGCGAGTAAGCGGGTTTGGGTGGTTTTGCCCGCACCTTCAATGCCTTCCAGGGAAATAAACCAACCGGTCATGCACACCATCAGGACAGAGTCCATCATGCTAATATATCCGAATGGGTGGCGGCATAGCCAAGTGGTAAGGCAGAGGTCTGCAAAACCTTTATCCCCCAGTTCGAATCTGGGTGCCGCCTTTATCCTCCCGGTACAACCCCAAATTATTAAAGGGAACCTCTATTTATTGGAACCAATCATCAATCCCATCGTGGGAATGCCCATCTTACCCAGAACCAAGGGCACTGCGACCGCTAACTTTTATATTATTTAC comes from Synechococcus sp. C9 and encodes:
- the crtR gene encoding beta-carotene hydroxylase, which translates into the protein MVATPVLRLPPKEFLVAPPTLVNPTVGIFALSVGLLVTSALGYWCWGWWAPVCFTFNVLALHLAGTVIHDASHQAAHRNPWVNAALGHVSALILGFTFPVFTRVHIQHHAHVNDPENDPDHFVSTGGPLWLIAARFFYHEIYFFQRRLWQNNDLWAWGISRLIVAGVIGLACAYGFLGYIMNFWFSPALVVGLALGLFFDYLPHRPFREQGRWTNARVYPSRIWNWLILGQNYHLIHHLWPSIPWYHYQRVYYLMQPTLTAHGSPQTLGLLEPKSFLGFIYDLFIGIRWHRKNALTPPEKSAETPVQPAIPPQSAPYVPGTDR